The following are from one region of the Schistocerca americana isolate TAMUIC-IGC-003095 unplaced genomic scaffold, iqSchAmer2.1 HiC_scaffold_14, whole genome shotgun sequence genome:
- the LOC124567775 gene encoding nascent polypeptide-associated complex subunit alpha, muscle-specific form-like, which yields MWAYGLLLRRGKPTPPAGETDAPGGGNRRPRRGKPTPPAGETDAPGGGNRRPRRGKPTPPAGETDAPGGGNRRPRRGKPTPPAGETDAPGGGNRRPRRGKPTPPAGETDAPGGGNRRPRRGKPTPPAGETDAPGGGNRRPRRGKPTPPAGETDAPGGGNRRPRRGKPTPPAGETDAPGGGNRQSGLSDVLRPSMTSSTDLCPQLLLL from the exons atgtgggcatacggactgctactgaggcgggggaaaccgacgcccccggcgggggaaaccgacgcccccggcgggggaaaccgacgcccccggcgggggaaaccgacgcccccggcgggggaaaccgacgcccccggcgggggaaaccgacgcccccggcgggggaaaccgacgcccccggcgggggaaaccgacgcccccggcgggggaaaccgacgcccccggcgggggaaaccgacgcccccggcgggggaaaccgacgcccccggcgggggaaaccgacgcccccggcgggggaaaccgacgcccccggcgggggaaaccgacgcccccggcgggggaaaccgacgcccccggcgggggaaaccgacgcccccggcgggggaaaccgacgcccccggcgggggaaaccgacgcccccggcgggggaaaccgacgcccccggcgggggaaaccgacgcccccggcgggggaaaccgacgcccccggcgggggaaaccgacgcccccggcgggggaaaccgacgcccccggcgggggaaaccgacaatcg ggtctcagtgatgttctaaggccttccatgacatcttccactgatctgtgcccgcaactattgttgctatga